In the genome of Vanacampus margaritifer isolate UIUO_Vmar chromosome 1, RoL_Vmar_1.0, whole genome shotgun sequence, one region contains:
- the ndufb11 gene encoding NADH dehydrogenase [ubiquinone] 1 beta subcomplex subunit 11, mitochondrial, with protein MLGRLSRLGPVFSRLSYHVPVRCVSQSKPSGAAGAAAVTELHQAAPSGSHGEVSNFVKNPEYHGFSSDPVVDVWTMRLSFFFGISVCLVIGSTFIHYLPDHGMREWARREAERLVVQREKEGLPLIEENYYDPSKIILPSAGEN; from the exons ATGTTAGGCCGACTGTCACGGCTCGGGCCAGTTTTTTCCCGGTTAAGTTATCATGTACCCGTTCGGTGCGTGTCCCAATCGAAGCCGAGTGGCGCTGCGGGTGCGGCTGCCGTGACCGAGCTGCACCAGGCTGCACCGAGTGGCAGCCATGGGGAGGTCAGCAACTTTGTCAAG aatcCAGAATACCATGGCTTCTCCAGTGACCCAGTGGTTGATGTATGGACTATGAGATTGTCTTTCTTCTTTGGCATCTCTGTATGTCTTGTCATtggaagcacattcattcaCTACTTACCAGACCATGG GATGCGTGAGTGGGCCAGAAGGGAAGCTGAACGTTTGGTCGTGCAAAGAGAGAAGGAGGGTTTGCCTCTGATTGAAGAAAACTACTATGACCCCAGCAAAATTATCCTGCCCAGTGCTGGAGAAAATTAG
- the tbc1d25 gene encoding TBC1 domain family member 25: protein MASDEERGVVRVKVKKCDGALPVEFRSFAVDPQITSLEVLQHILIKAFDLNGRRNFEISYMSRGASVAEMYLSLTSDGDLDVAFATAAKPYLQLKMDVKPSEDSPVMEDWDIISPKDVIGSEQLLAERTKSLASAALPFTQSLMSQVGRTLTRVQQAFSWSYGEEIKPFKPPLSDTEFHSYLNGQGQLTRPEELRLRIYHGGVEPSLRKVVWRYLLNVYPDGLSGQERMDYMKRKTREYDQLKNEWTAHVSHEDLEFIRGNVLKDVLRTDRAHPYYAGSEDSPHLTALTDLLTTFAITHPQISYCQGMSDIASPILAVMDNEAHAFICFCGIMKRLDGNFRPDGQLMSIKFQHLKLLLQYSDYEFYSYLVSRGADDLFFCYRWLLLELKREFAFDDALRMLEVTWSSLPPDPPETEVELLGPPLQTDRTRFADGDSRLGRDWEIKEKQRRQHMLRPSREEPDVSWNAVMEDCQKFGPGRERGTPQAVVGKEGFVTPPVEESFGEFKYYSAQNEDGFDVKDTKQQDGSSGTQSSRIPIRQSTIDSEEDPGERTPLIKGSKNGFSPGWSPPLLPICHSDAVSRSSSALASGRSVATHDSAPQTTFGFAASGREALSRTVPKVITSSAQLLRSTGLNLTNPPVKTCAASHAHAQTRSFLSSPILPFGRGPSQPGSRSFSSNLPSPSNKPSSAAAANTDCPPKPESSTKPCSLPPPQEFGKGNPFMLFLCLSILLEHRDHIIKNSLDYNELAMHFDRLVRRHNLSRILQRAKALFADYLQSEVWDSEEGDEVSSDSPTSATAAQYSPPLSISARPIYSPLSSPQTSSRNSTYNLTTTIPSPTAEVPLSHMS, encoded by the exons ATGGCAAGCGACGAGGAGAGGGGGGTGGTTCGAGTGAAAGTGAAG AAATGTGATGGAGCACTTCCTGTGGAGTTTCGCTCCTTTGCTGTTGATCCTCAAATTACATCATTGGAGGTGTTGCAGCATATTCTAATTAAAGCATTTGATTTGAATGG GAGGCGAAATTTTGAGATCTCTTACATGTCTCGAGGTGCGAGCGTTGCAGAGATGTACCTGTCTTTGACATCTGATGGGGATTTGGATGTTGCGTTTGCCACTGCAGCCAAACCATATCTACAACTCAAGATGGACGTGAAACCTTCAGAAGACA GTCCTGTGATGGAGGACTGGGACATCATCAGCCCCAAAGATGTGATTGGCTCCGAGCAGCTTCTTGCAGAGAGGACGAAGTCTTTGGCATCTGCAGCACTTCCTTTCACCCAGTCTTTAATGTCCCAG GTTGGCCGGACACTGACACGAGTCCAGCAGGCATTCAGCTGGTCTTATGGGGAGGAGATCAAGCCTTTCAAGCCCCCTCTGAGTGACACCGAGTTTCATAGTTATCTCAATGGTCAAGGACAGTTGACACGACCAGAGGAACTAAGGCTGCGGATCTACCATGGTGGTGTTGAACCTTCACTGCGAAAG GTTGTTTGGCGCTACCTCCTTAACGTCTACCCAGACGGACTGAGTGGACAGGAACGAATGGACTACATGAAGCGAAAGACCAGAGAGTATGACCAGCTGAAGAACGAATGGACGGCCCACGTCAGTCACGAGGATCTTGAATTTATCCGGGGAAATGTACTTAAAGACGTTTTAAGGACAGACCGAGCCCATCCCTACTACGCGGGCTCAGAAGACAGTCCACATTTGACTGCGCTCACTGATTTGCTTACTACCTTCGCCATCACCCATCCACAG ATATCATACTGTCAAGGAATGAGTGACATCGCTTCCCCTATCCTGGCTGTGATGGATAATGAAGCACACGCCTTTATTTGCTTTTGTGGCATTATGAAACGCTTGGACGGGAACTTCCGGCCTGATGGACAGCTTATGTCCATTAAATTCCAGCATCTCAAACTGCTTCTGCAGTACTCCGATTATGAGTTCTACTCGTATCTGGTTTCCCGTGGAGCTGACGATCTTTTCTTTTGCTACCGCTGGTTACTTCTGGAGCTGAAGCGAGAGTTTGCCTTTGATGACGCGCTCAGGATGCTTGAGGTCACTTGGAGTTCCCTGCCGCCAGATCCTCCCGAAACTGAAGTGGAGCTCCTCGGACCGCCATTACAGACCGATAGAACGCGTTTCGCTGACGGCGACAGTCGCCTTGGACGTGACTGGGAAATAAAAGAGAAGCAACGTCGACAACATATGCTTCGACCATCAAGAGAAGAACCCGATGTCAGCTGGAACGCTGTCATGGAAGACTGTCAGAAATTCGGACCCGGACGTGAAAGAGGTACGCCTCAAGCGGTTGTGGGTAAGGAAGGTTTTGTGACTCCTCCTGTTGAGGAGAGTTTTGGTGAGTTTAAATACTATAGTGCCCAAAATGAAGATGGCTTTGATGTGAAGGACACCAAGCAGCAAGACGGTTCGAGTGGTACGCAATCGTCACGCATTCCAATTCGTCAGTCCACCATTGACAGTGAGGAGGATCCCGGAGAAAGAACGCCGCTTATAAAAGGCTCTAAAAATGGCTTTTCGCCAGGATGGTCACCTCCCCTCCTGCCAATCTGTCACAGTGACGCCGTATCTCGTTCATCGTCAGCCTTAGCTTCCGGTCGGTCCGTTGCTACTCACGACTCCGCCCCACAAACTACATTTGGTTTTGCAGCCAGCGGACGAGAGGCCTTATCAAGAACTGTCCCCAAAGTAATCACATCTTCTGCACAATTGCTCAGGAGTACCGGTTTGAACTTGACAAACCCGCCTGTAAAAACATGCGCCGCATCTCACGCCCACGCCCAAACTCGATCTTTTCTCTCTTCGCCGATTTTGCCTTTTGGAAGAGGTCCTTCGCAGCCCGGCTCCAGGTCATTCTCCAGCAACCTCCCTTCCCCTAGCAACAAGCCCTCAAGCGCCGCAGCTGCTAACACGGACTGCCCCCCCAAGCCGGAGAGCAGCACCAAACCGTGTTCTCTGCCACCCCCGCAAGAGTTTGGCAAAGGCAACCCCTTCatgctttttttgtgcttgtccATCTTGCTGGAACACCGCGACCACATCATCAAAAACAGCCTGGATTACAACGAGCTCGCCATGCACTTTGATCGGCTGGTGCGACGCCACAACCTGAGTAGGATCCTGCAGCGAGCCAAGGCCTTATTTGCGGACTACTTGCAGAGTGAAGTGTGGGACTCCGAGGAGGGGGACGAGGTTAGCTCGGACTCTCCGACATCAGCCACCGCCGCTCAGTACTCGCCGCCTTTAAGCATTTCCGCTCGCCCCATTTACAGCCCCTTATCGTCTCCTCAGACTTCGTCTCGGAACTCAACGTACAACCTGACGACGACCATTCCTTCGCCGACAGCTGAAGTCCCCCTTTCGCATATGTCGTGA